In the Mauremys mutica isolate MM-2020 ecotype Southern chromosome 13, ASM2049712v1, whole genome shotgun sequence genome, one interval contains:
- the LOC123347790 gene encoding ribonuclease-like, which yields MVPSRLHPAFLLPLILLDACLAVASGSGRQPWKDLNDKFNKNHVDNTTATMRDDYCERMMRARKIYWNLLNTFIQASIPSINNICFEGGIPIQGGLRKSKNFVTITQCLFKPDPKLPTFSYSGRGVSKQIVIGCWKGLPVLYVEEALGAIWV from the coding sequence ATGGTCCCAAGCAGACTCCACCCTGCGTTCCTGCTGCCCCTCATCCTGCTGGACGCCTGCCTGGCAGTGGCCAGTGGCAGTGGCAGGCAGCCATGGAAGGATCTGAATGACAAATTCAATAAGAACCACGTGGACAATACAACAGCCACCATGCGTGATGACTACTGTGAAAGGATGATGAGGGCCCGAAAAATATACTGGAATCTGCTCAACACCTTCATCCAGGCATCCATCCCATCCATCAACAACATCTGCTTTGAGGGTGGGATACCCATCCAGGGCGGCCTACGCAAGAGCAAAAATTTTGTCACCATCACCCAATGTTTATTTAAGCCTGATCCAAAATTGCCGACATTCTCTTACTCTGGGAGAGGGGTTTCAAAGCAAATTGTCATTGGCTGCTGGAAGGGGCTCCCTGTGCTCTATGTGGAGGAGGCACTGGGTGCAATCTGGGTGTAG